The Thermoanaerobacterales bacterium genome includes a window with the following:
- a CDS encoding YicC/YloC family endoribonuclease: protein MIDLLQSMTGYGRGEAEEPYRKFTVELKAVNHRFSEVVVRLPRSMMALEDRIRRVVLEHISRGRVDVFLNVDEGEGRPIAVKVDKDLALAYYKAMKDLQGDLGLSGVISLDHLIAMPQIFLPDEPKAEPEEWWPAIEQALRQACGGLVVMRREEGAVLASDLDARLAEMEDMAARIKERVPEVAAAYRERLEQRLQELAGDLTIDPARLAQEVAFFAERADITEELVRLASHLRQARDCLAAEGPVGRRLDFLAQEMFREVNTIGSKAQDEAIAKLVVELKIQLEKVREQVQNVE, encoded by the coding sequence GTGATAGATCTGCTGCAAAGCATGACGGGGTATGGCCGCGGGGAGGCGGAGGAACCATATCGGAAATTTACCGTTGAACTGAAAGCGGTCAACCATCGCTTCAGCGAGGTCGTGGTCCGGCTGCCTCGTTCCATGATGGCCCTGGAGGACCGTATCCGCCGCGTGGTTCTGGAGCACATCTCCCGGGGGCGGGTGGATGTTTTCCTCAACGTGGATGAGGGAGAAGGACGGCCGATTGCGGTAAAAGTTGACAAGGACCTGGCATTGGCTTATTATAAGGCAATGAAGGACCTACAGGGCGATTTGGGGCTCTCGGGAGTGATTTCGCTTGATCATCTGATCGCCATGCCCCAAATCTTTCTCCCGGACGAGCCGAAGGCCGAACCCGAGGAGTGGTGGCCCGCCATCGAGCAGGCTTTACGCCAGGCCTGCGGCGGCCTGGTGGTGATGCGGCGGGAGGAGGGCGCTGTCCTCGCTTCCGACCTGGATGCCCGCCTGGCGGAGATGGAGGATATGGCCGCTCGGATTAAGGAACGCGTTCCAGAGGTTGCGGCCGCCTATCGCGAGCGACTGGAACAGCGCCTGCAGGAACTGGCCGGGGATTTGACGATAGACCCCGCGAGGCTGGCGCAGGAGGTCGCCTTCTTCGCCGAGAGGGCCGACATCACCGAGGAACTGGTGCGCCTGGCCAGCCACCTGCGCCAGGCGAGGGACTGCCTGGCGGCCGAGGGCCCGGTCGGGCGGCGCCTTGATTTTCTCGCGCAGGAGATGTTTCGCGAGGTTAACACGATCGGTTCCAAGGCCCAGGACGAGGCCATCGCCAAGCTGGTGGTGGAACTGAAGATCCAGTTGGAAAAGGTGCGCGAGCAGGTACAGAACGTGGAGTAG
- a CDS encoding pyridoxal phosphate-dependent aminotransferase: MPLSARALGIAPSPTLAIDARAKEMTEQGADVINFGVGEPDFDTPAHIREAACRAIEQGQTRYTPVGGTAALKRAIVGKLERENGLEYDPAEIVVSVGAKHSLYNAIQVLCQEGDEVILPVPYWVSYLEQVKLAGATPRLVPTRMEDGFKLTPAALREALGPQTRILILNSPSNPTGAVYGRDELAALAEIVLQAPNLHVIADEIYEKLIFDGLEHVSLASLAPEIKARTVVINGVSKAYAMTGWRIGYAAAPRDVAKAMTALQSHSTSNPASMAQAAAAAALEGPQEPVREMVEEFARRREYILDRLAGIPGVSCPRPGGAFYAFPSVRGLLGRSFRGRTLNNATDLAAVLLEAAGVAVVPGVAFGDDTFIRLSYATSMERIREGMDRLAAVAGEITGLALRSGR; this comes from the coding sequence ATGCCACTTTCCGCACGCGCCCTTGGGATCGCCCCCTCCCCTACTCTGGCGATCGACGCCCGGGCCAAGGAAATGACGGAGCAGGGCGCCGACGTCATCAACTTCGGCGTGGGCGAGCCTGATTTTGACACGCCCGCGCACATCCGCGAGGCGGCCTGCCGGGCGATCGAACAGGGCCAGACGCGGTACACCCCCGTCGGGGGCACCGCGGCTCTCAAGCGGGCCATCGTGGGGAAGCTTGAACGGGAAAACGGCCTGGAGTACGATCCGGCGGAGATCGTGGTCTCCGTCGGGGCGAAGCATTCCCTTTACAACGCCATCCAGGTCCTCTGCCAGGAAGGGGACGAGGTGATCCTTCCCGTCCCTTACTGGGTCAGCTACCTGGAGCAGGTAAAGCTGGCCGGGGCTACGCCGCGGCTCGTGCCCACCCGGATGGAAGACGGCTTCAAGCTTACGCCGGCCGCGCTGCGCGAGGCTCTCGGGCCTCAGACGCGCATCCTGATATTGAACAGCCCATCCAACCCGACGGGCGCGGTCTACGGCCGGGACGAACTGGCCGCCCTGGCGGAGATCGTTCTTCAGGCACCCAATCTTCACGTTATTGCCGACGAGATTTACGAAAAGCTGATCTTTGATGGGCTGGAACACGTGAGCCTGGCCTCGCTGGCCCCGGAGATCAAGGCCCGGACGGTGGTCATCAACGGCGTCTCGAAGGCCTACGCCATGACCGGCTGGCGCATCGGGTACGCCGCCGCGCCGCGGGATGTGGCCAAGGCGATGACCGCCCTGCAGAGCCACAGCACCTCAAACCCAGCATCCATGGCCCAGGCCGCTGCGGCGGCCGCGCTCGAGGGGCCGCAGGAGCCGGTACGGGAGATGGTGGAGGAGTTCGCCCGGCGGCGGGAATACATCCTGGACCGCCTGGCCGGAATACCCGGCGTATCGTGCCCGCGTCCGGGCGGAGCGTTCTACGCTTTCCCGAGCGTGCGGGGGCTGCTCGGGCGCAGCTTCCGGGGGCGGACGCTTAACAACGCCACCGACCTGGCGGCCGTCCTGCTGGAGGCCGCCGGCGTAGCCGTGGTGCCGGGGGTGGCGTTCGGCGATGACACGTTTATACGCCTGTCCTATGCCACCTCGATGGAGCGCATCCGGGAGGGTATGGACCGTCTCGCGGCGGTGGCAGGGGAGATTACAGGGTTAGCTCTCAGAAGTGGTAGGTGA
- a CDS encoding LL-diaminopimelate aminotransferase, with protein sequence MLFKEAKRVENLPPYLFARIEQLIDQKRREGVDVISLGIGDPDLPTPGHIVAEAQRRVADPANHQYPSSVGLRAYREAVAAWYEDRFGVTLDPATEVVSLIGSKEGIAHLPWCYLDPGDIALIPDPGYPVYNQGTILAGGEPYYVPLHPEDGFLPDLAAIPPEAARRARIMFLNYPNNPTGAVANLDFFTSVVDFARRYEILVAHDLAYSEIYYDNERPPSLLQVPGAKDVTIEFGSVSKPYNMTGWRIGWAAGNAGAVGALGRLKTNLDSGAFQAVQYAAIAALRGPQEGTADLRGIYQARRDLVVGTLNDLGWRLATPGATFYIWAPVPAGHTSASFAEEVLEKTGVVITPGPGYGTRGEGWFRLSLTVPDARLQEAMRRLRERLGPVRF encoded by the coding sequence TTGTTATTTAAGGAAGCGAAACGTGTTGAGAATCTCCCCCCGTACCTGTTTGCGCGGATCGAACAGTTGATCGATCAGAAGCGGCGGGAGGGGGTAGACGTCATCAGCCTGGGCATCGGCGATCCCGACCTGCCCACTCCCGGGCATATCGTCGCCGAGGCCCAGCGCCGTGTCGCCGACCCCGCTAACCACCAGTACCCGTCATCGGTAGGCCTGCGCGCCTACCGGGAGGCCGTCGCCGCCTGGTACGAGGACCGTTTCGGGGTGACCCTTGACCCGGCCACGGAGGTTGTCTCCCTTATCGGATCCAAGGAGGGCATCGCCCACCTTCCCTGGTGCTACCTGGACCCCGGTGACATCGCCCTGATCCCCGACCCGGGCTACCCGGTCTACAACCAGGGCACGATCCTCGCCGGGGGGGAACCCTATTATGTCCCCCTTCACCCCGAGGACGGGTTCCTGCCGGACCTTGCCGCCATCCCGCCGGAAGCGGCGCGGCGGGCGCGGATCATGTTTCTCAACTACCCCAACAACCCCACGGGCGCGGTGGCGAACCTGGATTTCTTCACGTCGGTCGTAGATTTCGCGCGCCGCTATGAGATCCTGGTCGCGCACGACCTGGCCTATTCCGAGATTTACTATGACAACGAACGTCCGCCCAGCCTCCTGCAGGTTCCGGGAGCGAAGGACGTGACCATAGAGTTCGGGTCCGTTTCCAAACCGTACAATATGACCGGCTGGCGTATCGGCTGGGCGGCCGGGAACGCCGGGGCGGTCGGCGCCCTCGGGCGGCTGAAGACCAATCTGGATTCGGGGGCCTTCCAGGCCGTGCAATACGCGGCCATCGCCGCGCTGCGGGGACCGCAGGAAGGAACCGCCGACCTGCGGGGGATTTACCAGGCGCGGCGGGACCTTGTGGTGGGGACCTTGAACGACCTCGGCTGGCGCCTGGCGACGCCCGGGGCGACCTTCTACATCTGGGCGCCCGTTCCGGCCGGGCACACGTCGGCCTCGTTTGCCGAGGAAGTCCTGGAGAAGACCGGGGTGGTGATCACTCCCGGTCCGGGTTACGGGACGCGTGGCGAGGGCTGGTTCCGCCTTTCGTTGACCGTCCCCGACGCCCGGCTGCAGGAGGCCATGCGCCGCCTGCGGGAGAGGCTGGGGCCGGTGAGGTTCTAA